A single genomic interval of Mycobacterium sp. DL592 harbors:
- a CDS encoding enoyl-CoA hydratase, whose protein sequence is MIGVNRVGDVTTIELQRPERRNALNSELGDALREAVEKAAADDVRAIVLTGQGTVFCAGADLSGDVFAADFPDKAIALNKAIDAVPIPVIGAINGPAIGAGVQLAMICDLRVVAPEAYFQFPIAKYGLALDNWSVRRLSSLVGHGRARGMLLAAEKLDAPTALLTGMANRIGSLADAQAWAAEIAGLAPLSVQWSKRVLNDDGAYEEQGPVHKELFDKAWGSKDVIEAQVARIEKRAPKFQGA, encoded by the coding sequence ATGATCGGTGTCAACCGCGTGGGGGATGTAACGACCATCGAGTTGCAGCGCCCCGAGCGGCGCAATGCGCTCAACTCCGAGCTTGGCGACGCACTGCGCGAGGCGGTGGAGAAGGCGGCGGCCGACGACGTACGGGCCATCGTGCTCACCGGGCAGGGCACGGTGTTCTGCGCCGGTGCGGACCTCTCGGGCGACGTGTTCGCCGCGGACTTCCCGGACAAGGCGATCGCACTGAACAAGGCCATCGACGCGGTACCGATCCCGGTGATCGGCGCGATCAACGGCCCGGCCATCGGCGCGGGCGTGCAGTTGGCGATGATCTGTGACCTGCGGGTGGTGGCACCGGAGGCCTACTTCCAGTTCCCGATCGCCAAATATGGCCTCGCCCTGGACAATTGGAGCGTCCGCCGGTTGAGCTCGCTCGTCGGCCACGGGCGCGCCCGCGGCATGCTGCTGGCCGCGGAGAAGCTCGACGCGCCGACCGCGTTGCTGACCGGAATGGCCAACCGGATCGGCTCCCTCGCCGACGCGCAGGCCTGGGCCGCCGAGATCGCCGGGCTGGCCCCGCTGTCGGTGCAGTGGTCCAAGCGGGTGCTCAACGACGACGGCGCCTACGAGGAGCAGGGCCCCGTGCACAAGGAGCTGTTCGACAAGGCGTGGGGGAGCAAGGACGTGATCGAGGCCCAGGTGGCGCGCATCGAGAAGCGCGCCCCCAAGTTCCAGGGGGCCTAG
- a CDS encoding carboxyl transferase domain-containing protein — MSRIGAAELRDAVLDAGSFRSWDDAPLAVPTDDAYAAELARARAATGLDESVLTGEGTVFGRRVAVVACEFDFLAGSIGVAAAERITAAVERATAEGLPLLASPSSGGTRMQEGTVAFLQMVKIAAAVTRHKQAHLPYLVYLRHPTTGGVFASWGSLGHITVAEPGALIGFLGPRVYEHLYGEPFPSGVQTAENLLRHGVIDGVVGLDALRPTLDRALSVITDTPGPPPDAEPTPAVPEVPAWDSVVASRRPDRPGVSWLLRQGATDRVLLSGTHGEAATTVLALARFGGQPAVVVGQRRVVGGLDESPGRFAPAHRTGPAALAEARRGMALAASLQLPLVLVIDTAGPALSADAEQNGLAGEIARCLSDLVTLDTPTVSVLLGQGSGGPALAMVPADRVLAAQHGWLAPLPPEGASAIVFRDTDHAPELAAAQGIRSVDLLRNGIVDEIVPEYPDAADEPVEFARRLGTAIARELHVLRERPAGDRYAARLARYRRIGLS; from the coding sequence GTGAGCCGCATCGGGGCTGCCGAACTGCGTGACGCCGTGCTCGACGCCGGGTCGTTCCGCAGCTGGGACGACGCGCCGCTGGCCGTCCCCACCGACGACGCCTACGCGGCCGAGCTCGCCAGGGCGCGCGCGGCCACCGGGCTCGACGAGTCGGTGCTGACCGGTGAGGGCACCGTGTTCGGGCGCAGGGTTGCGGTCGTGGCCTGCGAGTTCGACTTCCTGGCCGGCTCGATCGGGGTGGCCGCCGCCGAGCGGATCACCGCCGCGGTGGAACGGGCCACCGCCGAGGGACTGCCGCTGCTGGCGTCGCCGAGTTCGGGCGGTACCCGGATGCAGGAGGGCACGGTCGCCTTTCTGCAGATGGTCAAGATCGCCGCCGCCGTCACCCGCCACAAGCAGGCCCACCTGCCGTACCTGGTGTATCTGCGGCATCCGACCACCGGCGGGGTGTTCGCCTCGTGGGGGTCACTCGGCCACATCACGGTGGCCGAACCCGGCGCGCTGATCGGCTTCCTGGGACCGCGGGTGTACGAGCACCTCTATGGCGAGCCCTTCCCGTCCGGCGTGCAGACCGCCGAGAACCTGCTGCGCCATGGCGTCATCGACGGCGTCGTGGGGCTCGATGCGCTGCGGCCCACCCTCGATCGCGCGTTGAGCGTCATCACCGACACCCCCGGTCCGCCACCCGATGCCGAGCCGACGCCGGCTGTCCCGGAGGTGCCCGCGTGGGATTCCGTCGTGGCCTCCCGCCGGCCGGACCGCCCCGGCGTGAGCTGGTTGCTGCGTCAGGGCGCCACCGACCGGGTGCTGTTGTCGGGCACGCACGGCGAGGCGGCCACCACGGTGCTGGCGCTGGCCCGCTTCGGCGGCCAGCCCGCCGTCGTCGTGGGACAGCGTCGGGTAGTCGGCGGACTTGATGAATCCCCCGGTCGCTTCGCTCCTGCCCACCGGACCGGCCCCGCCGCCTTGGCCGAAGCCCGCCGCGGCATGGCGCTGGCGGCAAGCCTGCAGCTGCCGCTGGTTCTGGTGATCGACACCGCGGGCCCGGCGCTTTCGGCCGACGCCGAACAGAACGGCCTGGCCGGGGAGATCGCCCGCTGCCTGTCCGATCTCGTCACGCTGGACACCCCGACGGTCTCGGTGCTGCTCGGTCAGGGCAGCGGCGGACCCGCGCTGGCGATGGTTCCCGCGGACCGGGTGCTGGCCGCCCAGCACGGCTGGCTGGCGCCGCTGCCACCGGAGGGCGCCAGCGCGATCGTCTTCCGTGACACCGACCACGCACCGGAACTGGCTGCGGCGCAAGGCATTCGGTCGGTAGATCTGCTCCGCAACGGGATCGTGGACGAGATCGTGCCGGAATACCCCGATGCCGCCGACGAGCCCGTGGAGTTCGCCCGCCGGCTGGGTACCGCGATCGCGCGGGAACTGCACGTGCTGCGGGAGCGCCCTGCCGGCGACCGGTATGCCGCGCGGCTGGCCCGCTATCGCCGGATCGGCTTGTCCTGA
- a CDS encoding serine hydrolase, with amino-acid sequence MTALARRAAIVVLLATLTACSSSPKSEPATVPSDVPPPLVPAMALPDNAVANAVAKLDGIAADLLKSSGIPGLAVAVVHGGKAVYAKGFGVKDATKPADDPANKVDSDTVFQLASVSKPIGATVVAHQVGQKVITWDTPVVDKLPWFALADPAVTKMVAVSDLYSHRSGLPDHAGDKLEDLGYDRRYVLERLRDYPLDPFRISYAYTNFGLTAAAEAVAVASGKSWEDLSDEVLYRPLGMASTSSRFADFEARGDKALGHIRIDGGYAPRYQRDPDPEAPAGGVSSSVNDLTHWLAMVLANGTYNGRQIVDPGALLPALTPQIVSSPPSEAAMRSGFYGYGFNVGTTSAARTQLSHSGAFELGAGTNFVIIPSADVAIVALTNATPSGIPETLTAEFADLVQFGAVREDWRKLYGDAFAQMDKPVGSLAGKQPPANPAPAKPLASYTGSYANSFWGPAVVAEKDGKLTVSLGPKPQTFELRHWDGDVFALSFVDENSPPGSVSAARFDGDKLTLEYYDDEKMGTWVR; translated from the coding sequence ATGACCGCACTGGCAAGGCGTGCCGCGATCGTTGTTCTGTTGGCCACCCTCACCGCGTGCAGCAGCAGCCCCAAGTCTGAGCCCGCCACGGTGCCCTCCGACGTGCCGCCGCCGCTGGTGCCGGCGATGGCGCTGCCCGACAACGCCGTCGCTAACGCCGTCGCCAAACTCGACGGCATCGCCGCGGACCTGCTGAAGTCATCCGGCATCCCGGGACTGGCGGTCGCCGTCGTGCACGGCGGAAAGGCTGTCTACGCCAAGGGTTTCGGCGTCAAGGACGCCACCAAGCCGGCCGATGACCCGGCCAACAAGGTGGACTCGGACACCGTGTTCCAGCTGGCCTCGGTGTCCAAGCCGATCGGCGCCACCGTGGTCGCTCACCAGGTCGGACAGAAGGTGATCACCTGGGACACACCGGTGGTCGACAAGCTGCCCTGGTTTGCCCTCGCCGACCCCGCGGTCACCAAGATGGTGGCCGTCAGTGACCTGTACTCGCACCGCTCCGGCCTGCCCGACCACGCCGGTGACAAACTCGAGGACCTCGGCTACGACCGGCGCTACGTCCTCGAACGGCTGCGTGACTACCCGCTGGACCCCTTCCGAATCTCCTACGCCTACACCAACTTCGGGCTCACCGCAGCAGCCGAGGCCGTCGCGGTGGCATCGGGCAAATCCTGGGAGGACCTCTCCGACGAGGTGCTCTACCGCCCGCTGGGCATGGCGTCCACCAGCTCGCGGTTCGCCGACTTCGAGGCCCGCGGCGACAAGGCACTGGGCCACATCCGCATCGACGGCGGCTACGCACCGCGCTATCAACGCGACCCCGACCCGGAGGCGCCCGCGGGCGGCGTCAGTTCCTCGGTCAACGACCTCACGCACTGGCTGGCCATGGTGCTGGCCAACGGCACCTACAACGGCAGGCAGATCGTCGACCCGGGCGCCCTGTTGCCGGCGCTGACCCCGCAGATCGTCTCCAGCCCGCCCAGCGAGGCGGCCATGCGCTCGGGGTTCTACGGCTACGGCTTCAACGTGGGCACCACGTCGGCGGCGCGCACCCAGCTCAGCCACTCGGGGGCCTTCGAGCTCGGGGCGGGTACCAACTTCGTCATCATCCCGTCTGCCGACGTGGCGATCGTGGCGCTGACCAACGCCACCCCGTCCGGTATCCCCGAGACGCTGACGGCCGAGTTCGCCGACCTCGTCCAGTTCGGTGCGGTGCGCGAAGACTGGCGAAAGCTCTACGGCGACGCCTTCGCCCAGATGGACAAACCGGTGGGTTCGCTGGCGGGCAAGCAACCCCCGGCCAATCCCGCCCCGGCCAAACCGCTGGCCAGCTACACCGGCAGCTACGCCAACAGCTTCTGGGGCCCGGCCGTCGTGGCCGAGAAGGACGGCAAGCTCACCGTGTCGCTGGGCCCGAAACCGCAGACCTTCGAGCTTCGGCATTGGGACGGTGACGTGTTCGCCCTGAGCTTTGTCGACGAAAACTCCCCGCCCGGAAGCGTTTCCGCGGCGCGGTTCGACGGTGACAAGCTCACGTTGGAGTACTACGACGACGAGAAGATGGGGACGTGGGTCCGATGA
- a CDS encoding MBL fold metallo-hydrolase, translating to MLKAALKLAAGTASLATGGWVLRALNDAPASLGAGPGAIRAVGDRSPHYRDGVFHNIDPASPLRLDAEENRLVLFDMLSSRAASRPQATIPLVDPPAPLPAEPLAVSWFGHSTALLEIDGYLVLTDPIWSDRCSPSRSVGPQRLHPVPAPLEALPALDAVVVSHDHYDHLDMDTCLALARTQRAPFVVPLGVGAHLRQWGIPAERIIELDWNEDTRIGDLTLVCTPARHFSGRFLTRNTTLWSSWAIIGPRHRAYFGGDTGYTRSFADIGAAHGPFDLTLMPIGAYNKSWPDIHMNPEEAVQAHRDVTDAGLLVPIHWCTFRLAPHPWAEPVERLLAAADGAGVDVAVPKPGGRVLPATSTAIEQWWRP from the coding sequence TTGTTGAAAGCAGCGCTGAAGCTGGCCGCCGGGACTGCGTCACTGGCCACCGGCGGCTGGGTCCTGCGCGCGCTGAACGACGCGCCCGCCTCACTCGGTGCCGGCCCGGGCGCTATTCGGGCCGTCGGCGACCGCTCACCGCATTACCGCGACGGGGTCTTCCACAACATCGACCCCGCCTCGCCGCTGCGCCTGGACGCCGAGGAGAACCGGCTGGTCCTGTTCGACATGCTGTCCAGCCGCGCGGCCAGCCGCCCGCAGGCCACGATCCCGCTGGTTGACCCGCCGGCGCCGCTGCCCGCCGAGCCGCTGGCCGTCAGCTGGTTCGGCCACTCCACCGCGCTGCTCGAGATCGACGGCTACCTGGTGCTCACCGACCCGATCTGGAGTGACCGGTGCTCGCCGTCGCGCAGCGTCGGCCCGCAGCGGCTGCACCCGGTGCCCGCGCCCCTGGAAGCGCTGCCCGCCCTGGACGCGGTGGTGGTCAGCCACGACCACTACGACCACCTCGACATGGACACCTGCCTGGCGCTGGCCCGCACCCAGCGGGCGCCGTTCGTGGTGCCGCTCGGCGTCGGCGCCCACCTTCGGCAGTGGGGCATCCCGGCTGAGCGGATCATCGAGCTGGACTGGAACGAGGACACCAGGATCGGCGACCTCACCCTGGTCTGCACCCCGGCGCGGCACTTCTCGGGCCGGTTCCTGACCCGCAACACCACGCTGTGGTCGTCGTGGGCGATCATCGGGCCGCGCCACCGCGCCTACTTCGGCGGCGACACCGGCTACACCCGCAGCTTCGCCGATATCGGCGCCGCTCACGGGCCGTTCGACCTGACGCTGATGCCGATCGGCGCCTACAACAAGTCCTGGCCCGACATCCACATGAACCCCGAAGAAGCCGTGCAGGCCCACCGCGACGTCACCGACGCCGGCCTGCTCGTTCCCATCCACTGGTGCACGTTCCGGCTTGCGCCGCACCCCTGGGCCGAGCCGGTCGAACGGCTGCTGGCGGCCGCCGACGGCGCCGGGGTCGACGTGGCGGTGCCGAAGCCGGGCGGTCGGGTGCTCCCCGCCACCTCGACGGCCATAGAACAGTGGTGGCGGCCCTGA